TGGCGGTAAAGTAGCACTTGGTGCCATACTTTTGTTGCTTGGGATTATGGTGTTGAGCGGCTTTGATAAAGTCCTGGAGACCTGGGCTTTGAACTGGATTCCCGAGTGGACTTTTAGTTTTTAATAATCGCCTCAACAATTTAAGAGGTTTTACGAATAAGTTTAAAGCCCCAGTAACCTGCAATTGCTGGGGCTTTTTTATGACATCCTGTCAAAGAGCTACTAAAAATTATGGTTCGTAGATAGGGTAATCGGTATAGCCTTCATCGGTACCGCCATACATAGTTGCCGGATCAACCTGATTGAGCGGCCATTCATTGCGGATACGCGCAGGAAGGTCCGGGTTGGCAATGAAAGGGCGGCCAAAACCAAAGATATCTCCGTTACCTGCCTGCAGTACCCGCAAGGCTTTCTTTGGGGAATACTTGCCCGCATACATGATGCGCCCGTCAAAGATTTCCCGTACTTCCTGGTAGAAATTCTCGGGTAAATCCGGTGCGTTATCCCAATCCGCCTCCGCCAGTGAAAGATAGGCAATACCCGCTTCGCTTAGCAGCTTAATAGCCTCGATGTAGGTTGTGTGCGGATCGCTTTCTACCAGCCCGAGGTAAACACGGTCTTCATCGGTACTTTCAAACAGCGGTGCAAATCGAACGCCGAGTCGGTTGCTGCCTACCTCCTTTGACACTGCCGTAACAATTTCTTTGAGGAAGCGCAGCCGGTTCTCCAGGCTACCACCGTACTCGTCGTCGCGCTGATTGGTATGCTCGGAAATAAACTGGTTCACAAGATAACCGTTGGCACAGTGCAGCTCAACGCCGTCGAAACCTGCTTCCAAAGCATTACGTGCCGCCTGGGCATAGAGCTGAACCAGTTCCTTAACTTCCGCTGTCGTTAATGCGCGGGGCGCACTGGGATCAGCCAAAGCGCCTTCACCTGGGTCTGTTTCGATAAATACCTTAACTGCATCTGCAGGGATTGCCGATGGCGCAACCGGTGCTTCGCCACCGGGCTGCAGAGAGGTGTGGGATACACGTCCTACATGCCAAAGCTGAGCAAAGATAATACCGTCCTGGTCATGGACGGCTTTGGTCACTTTTTTCCAGCCCTCGATTTGGTCCTGTGAATAAATTCCGGGGGTCCAGGCGTAGCCCTGCCCCCTGGGTTCGATTTGCGTGCCCTCGGTGACCATAAAGCCAGCACCAGCGCGCTGCGCGTAGTAGTCGGCCATCAGGTCATTAGCGATATTGCCGGGCTGAGTACTGCGCGACCGGGTAAGCGGCGGCAGAACAATGCGGTTTTTCAGGGTGTAAGGGCCCAGGTTGATTTCACTGAATAGTGCTTCGTTTTTCATAACTACTTTCCTGCTAAAAGCTTATTGCAGTGAGGTTTAAAAAAGACCGTAGGGCTTTTCATTAAGGCTGATGAAGATATTCTTCTTCTGGGTATAGGCATCGATCATCGACTTATGGGTTTCGCGCCCGATACCGGATTTCTTGTAACCGCCGAACGGTGCATGGGCCGGTAGTTCGTGGTAGGTATTCACCCACATGCGGCCAGTTTCTACCGCTCGTGCAACGCGCAGTGCACGGTTGATATCCTGGGTCCATACAGCACCTGCCAAGCCGTAATCGGATTGGTTGGCCATCGCTATAACTTCCTCCTCAGAGGAGAAAGGAATCACTACCACAACTGGGCCAAAGATTTCTTCCTGTGCGACTTTCATAGCGTTGTCGGCATGGGTAATGATTGTCGGTTCAATGTAAAAACCCTTTTCCAATCCCGGTTTTTGTAGCCGCTTACCGCCGGTAAGGATCTTTGCACCTTCTTCTTTGGCAATATCTATGTAACCGAGAATACGGTTCATTTGCGCTTCACTAACCTGGCTACCCATTTGTGTGCTGGGGTCCATCGGGTCGCCGACATTCACGGCTTCAAACTTGGCCTTTAGCTCAGTGGTAAAACGGTCGACAATGTCTTCGTGAACAAAGAGGCGGGCACCAGATTCACAGACCTGTCCCTGGTTCAGCAGGATAGACAGGGCTCCGCCCTCCAGGGCTTTTTCCCAGTTTGTGTCGGGGAATACAATGTTGGCTGATTTACCGCCCAGCTCCAGAGTTGCCGGCACTAATTTATCAGCCGCAGCTTTGGCCACGTTATAGCCGATGCCGGTAGACCCGGTGAAGGCCAGCTTCGCGACTTTCGGGTGATCCAGTAAGGCCTGGCCCGCTTCTGGCCCTATGCCGGTGACGACATTTACTACACCATCGGGCAGTACGTCTTTGAAAATCTTGGTGAGTTCCAGCAAGGTAGATGAGGTCATCTCGGATGGTTTAATCACTAAGGTGTTACCGGTGGCGATTGCCGGTGCAATCTTCCAGGCGGCCATCAGCAGAGGGTAGTTCCATGGGATTACTTGACCGACTACTCCCATTGGCTCGCTGAATACCAAACTCATGGTTTGATCATCAATCATCACTGCTTCGTCGCTGTGGGAGCGGATAACACCAGCGAAATAGCGGAAATGATCGATAGCCAGGGGGATATCAATATTCGATGTTTCGCGGATTGGTTTACCGGTTTCCTGTGCCTCTAAGTGGGCAAAAAACTCTTTCTTTGTCTCAAGCATGTCAGCAATCTTGAGCAGTGCATCTTGCCGCTCTATAGCAGATGTGCGCTTCCAGGTAGGGAACGCCTTTTCAGCCGCATTGACTGCGGCATCTACATCACTTGTATCAGCCGAGGGAATACGAGTCAGTAATTCGCCTGTAGCAGGGTTGAGGCTGTCAATCGTACGCCCCGATTTGCTATCAACCCATTCACCACCAATAAACAATTTATAGGACGCTTGCGGAGCGAAGTGTTTAGCGGGTTGGCTCATATCTATCTCCAGATAATTAGTAAAGTAACTACTTGAGTTACTGAATAGCCCTAGCCAGATTTGGCTGTGTCTTACGATGGTGGGAATATTAGATACTCAAGGATACAATTAGAAACAACTACTCTTTGTCTAGGTTACAACTATGAATGGTATAAGCCGGCTGGATCTGAAGCAGCTACGTATATTGGAAGCGCTGCTGCAAGAGAGGAATCTATCGCGGGTAGCCGAAAAGGTGGGACTAACTCAGCAAGCGATCAGTGAGCAGCTGCGCAAATTGAGAGAAGTATTTGATGACCGGCTGTTCATTAGGCAAGGCAACGGCATGGTGCCCACCCCTATTGCCGAACAGCTGGGCGGCAGGATTAGCAGCATATTGAAAGATATAGAGTCTTTACTAACCCCAATATCTTTTGATCCGGCAACCTATAAAGGCATTTTTAGTATCAGTGCCACTGATTACGCCATTCAATCGGTATTACCCCAGCTGCTAGAGATAGTACGTAAATCAGCCCCGGAACTGAAAGTCATTGTCAGGGATTTTGAAACAGATAACCTGAATCAGTTAATGGTAGCTGGCGAAATTGATCTAGCGCTCACCTTCCCGGATTTTATCCCGGATAACCTGCCGTACAAACTGTTATTCGAGGAGCAGCATGTCTGTATTGCAGGAAAAAAATCCCCTTTGAAGGGTAAATCATTAACCTTGGCTGATGTAGCCGAGCATCCTCAATTGATTATTTCACCTTCACGGGCAAACCTGAGGGGTTCTCATGATGAATGGTTTGCACTGCAGGGGCTGAAACGTAATATTGTTATGTCTGTACCTTGCTTTTCAGCCGCACCAGATATCATTGCCGCAACTGACACAATAGCTTTTTACCCCTCCAGGTTACTACCAAACAAGAAAGTTATTCCTCTCAATCTGGATACCCAACCCCCAAAGTTTGAAGTTATTGCAGCATGGCATAGTCGATCTAATCACAGCCAGCTCCATATGTGGGTAGTTGAACAACTTATGAAGCTATTTAGGTAGCTATTCAATTAGCTTTGAATAGCTAGCGATCATACTCACATTGTTGATATTCAGGATTTATATTTAAGAAAGAAACTTATTTCACGCTTGCGGCATTTGAAATACTCCTTTACATCAATATAGGTCAAATCATGCATCATTAGTTGTGCCTCAGTGCGCAGCAAAAAAGTCTATCTTGGAACTATACAAGTACTTCTTTGTGCTACTCCTGGTTTTTTATTGGGCTTTTGAGAATGTAATATCGGTAATACCCGATGATATTACTGCTTAGAAATATAACTTCCATAATTACCGCCCCAGGAGAACCAGCCATAAAATTATGTATCAGCCATATAGATGTTCCTATCAGCATCAACTCTCTTAATCTTTTGTCATTTTTGGAGAATGCACCCATGGTTTGAAACGAAGACCCTAAAAAGCTTAATATGCTTAAGATGCCTGAAAAGGTGGAGATCATTACGGCAAGAGAAATTATCAGGAAAAGTGAGCATAGTTTGGTGGACGCATAAAAATAACTGGATGCATACCTGATTACAGCAACAGCCATTAAAAGCGATGCGGTTATATTGCCCAGCAAAAGAAAATGAGTTGAGATAAAGATTCCAGCTATGACCAGGCATAACAGTATTTTCTTTCGAGCCTTGAATTGAAAGGATAAGATATCAAATAATATTGCAATGGAAATCAAAATTTGTGAAAGTAAAAAGCTGTTTTGATGGATTGTTTCAATCATACATAATCCAGGCAGTGGAGCTGCACTCTTTAATTTTTTCAACTGTTGGTTGCTTAGAGGGTGTGAATTGTACGATAAGCGGTCTTAAAAATAGATTTGACAGGTACGCCTGTGCTTAAGGGTTGCTGATCCTCCCACACATTGACGTGCGCAGGAGGATGTCCGTGTACTTCTAAGTAAACCTAGGCTGCATTGTCCCTGTTTAAGGGGTGGCCGATCTCTAAAGGAATTGATAGCCTGTTAAAGACTTCCCTAATTGATTGGGATAAAAATTTAATTTGATCACTGGTATGGTTTGGTGTGGCGTTGATTCTAAACCGCTCCGTTCCAAGGGGTACTGTGGGAGAGTTAATTGGTTGAATGTATATTTTATACTCTTCGAGTAATATCCTGGCGGCTTCCTTGCACTTCTTTGCATCTCCAATAAGAACCGGGATGATATGAGTTGTGCTGCATCCCATGATGGGTATCCCTTCGATTTTAAGTGAATTGCGTAATTCATCGGTTTTTTTGTGCAGGGCAGTTCGCTCTTTGTCATTTGATTTCAAATGATCAACGCTTGCCAGGCAGGCAGACACAACGGCTGGGGGTAGGGAGGTGGTAAAGATAAAGCCTGATGCAAATGATCGGATCAAGTCAATAGTTTTTGAATCACCAGTTATGTAGCCACCAATTACACCTATCCCTTTTGCCATGGTTCCTTGAATAATGTCTATTTCATTTGACAAATAATCTCTGTCTGCAATCCCAGAACCTCTTGGGCCATACATCCCTATGGCATGTACTTCGTCTAGATAAGTGAAGCAATTATATTTCTTGGATAAATTAACAATTTCCTGTATTGGTGCCTCATCTCCATCCATAGAGTAAATAGACTCAAATACAATAACTTTGAATCTACCTTTAGGTTGATCTTTGAGCAGGCTTTCCAAATGATCACAGTCATTGTGTTTGAAAATGTGCCGCTCAACATTTGTGCTTCTGATGCCATTTATAATGGATGCGTGATTCTTTTCATCAGAAAAAACCACGCAGTCTGGAAATAGTCTTAGTAAGCATTGAAGGGTGGCATCGTTGGAGCTATAGCCAGTCGGGAAAACCAGAGCGGCATCCTTACCATGCCAGTCTGCTAAAGATTTTTCTAGCGAAATGTAATATTTGTGTGTCCCGCCAATATTTCGGGAGCCCCCAGAGCCGGCACCATGAAGATCGACAGCGCTTTTCATTGCGCTTGTAACTTGAGGATTTTGAGACATTCCCAGGTAATCGTTACTGCACCAAACAACTACAGGGTCAGAATTTTTTCTTGATCCCAGTAGAGCATTTGGGTAGTCGCCGCTCACTCTATTAATACAAGAAAATTCTCTGTATTGCCCGCTAGACTTCAGTTCAACGATCTTCTGCTCGAATAAATTTTGGTACATGCTATTAAATCCATTTAAATTACAAGTAAGATCCGAAAGTTGCGAAATGCTACCATGACATATAAATCATCCGAAAGAATTTTTTGTTAATTATTCAAAGAAATTTCTACCCGCTAATACGCAGTGCCGGTTTCAGTAAGCGAATAAATTTCACCAGGGCGAGTTGTAGGAGTGTTTTTTTAGAATGTGAAATGTATGGATTAAGCAGTTTGAAATTTAATGACTCAAAGGTCGGGTTTGTGTTGTGGCTGCAAGCTGTATGGTTTTAGTTGATTCCAGGCAGTTGTCAGATTTACATGCCGTTTCTTTTTAGTATTTTTAGGGGCAAATAGACTGGTGGAA
This DNA window, taken from Microbulbifer sp. GL-2, encodes the following:
- a CDS encoding alkene reductase encodes the protein MKNEALFSEINLGPYTLKNRIVLPPLTRSRSTQPGNIANDLMADYYAQRAGAGFMVTEGTQIEPRGQGYAWTPGIYSQDQIEGWKKVTKAVHDQDGIIFAQLWHVGRVSHTSLQPGGEAPVAPSAIPADAVKVFIETDPGEGALADPSAPRALTTAEVKELVQLYAQAARNALEAGFDGVELHCANGYLVNQFISEHTNQRDDEYGGSLENRLRFLKEIVTAVSKEVGSNRLGVRFAPLFESTDEDRVYLGLVESDPHTTYIEAIKLLSEAGIAYLSLAEADWDNAPDLPENFYQEVREIFDGRIMYAGKYSPKKALRVLQAGNGDIFGFGRPFIANPDLPARIRNEWPLNQVDPATMYGGTDEGYTDYPIYEP
- a CDS encoding aldehyde dehydrogenase family protein: MSQPAKHFAPQASYKLFIGGEWVDSKSGRTIDSLNPATGELLTRIPSADTSDVDAAVNAAEKAFPTWKRTSAIERQDALLKIADMLETKKEFFAHLEAQETGKPIRETSNIDIPLAIDHFRYFAGVIRSHSDEAVMIDDQTMSLVFSEPMGVVGQVIPWNYPLLMAAWKIAPAIATGNTLVIKPSEMTSSTLLELTKIFKDVLPDGVVNVVTGIGPEAGQALLDHPKVAKLAFTGSTGIGYNVAKAAADKLVPATLELGGKSANIVFPDTNWEKALEGGALSILLNQGQVCESGARLFVHEDIVDRFTTELKAKFEAVNVGDPMDPSTQMGSQVSEAQMNRILGYIDIAKEEGAKILTGGKRLQKPGLEKGFYIEPTIITHADNAMKVAQEEIFGPVVVVIPFSSEEEVIAMANQSDYGLAGAVWTQDINRALRVARAVETGRMWVNTYHELPAHAPFGGYKKSGIGRETHKSMIDAYTQKKNIFISLNEKPYGLF
- a CDS encoding LysR family transcriptional regulator, with protein sequence MNGISRLDLKQLRILEALLQERNLSRVAEKVGLTQQAISEQLRKLREVFDDRLFIRQGNGMVPTPIAEQLGGRISSILKDIESLLTPISFDPATYKGIFSISATDYAIQSVLPQLLEIVRKSAPELKVIVRDFETDNLNQLMVAGEIDLALTFPDFIPDNLPYKLLFEEQHVCIAGKKSPLKGKSLTLADVAEHPQLIISPSRANLRGSHDEWFALQGLKRNIVMSVPCFSAAPDIIAATDTIAFYPSRLLPNKKVIPLNLDTQPPKFEVIAAWHSRSNHSQLHMWVVEQLMKLFR
- a CDS encoding YgjV family protein, which produces MIETIHQNSFLLSQILISIAILFDILSFQFKARKKILLCLVIAGIFISTHFLLLGNITASLLMAVAVIRYASSYFYASTKLCSLFLIISLAVMISTFSGILSILSFLGSSFQTMGAFSKNDKRLRELMLIGTSIWLIHNFMAGSPGAVIMEVIFLSSNIIGYYRYYILKSPIKNQE
- the hemA gene encoding 5-aminolevulinate synthase produces the protein MYQNLFEQKIVELKSSGQYREFSCINRVSGDYPNALLGSRKNSDPVVVWCSNDYLGMSQNPQVTSAMKSAVDLHGAGSGGSRNIGGTHKYYISLEKSLADWHGKDAALVFPTGYSSNDATLQCLLRLFPDCVVFSDEKNHASIINGIRSTNVERHIFKHNDCDHLESLLKDQPKGRFKVIVFESIYSMDGDEAPIQEIVNLSKKYNCFTYLDEVHAIGMYGPRGSGIADRDYLSNEIDIIQGTMAKGIGVIGGYITGDSKTIDLIRSFASGFIFTTSLPPAVVSACLASVDHLKSNDKERTALHKKTDELRNSLKIEGIPIMGCSTTHIIPVLIGDAKKCKEAARILLEEYKIYIQPINSPTVPLGTERFRINATPNHTSDQIKFLSQSIREVFNRLSIPLEIGHPLNRDNAA